A genomic region of Jaculus jaculus isolate mJacJac1 chromosome 10, mJacJac1.mat.Y.cur, whole genome shotgun sequence contains the following coding sequences:
- the Zyx gene encoding zyxin isoform X2, whose amino-acid sequence MAAPRPPPAISVSVSAPAFYAPQKKFAPVVAPKPKVNPFRPGDSGEPPAAAGAQRAQMGRVGEIPPPPPEDFPLPPPPLPGDGDDSEGALGGAFPPPPPPIEEPFFDQFPPAPLEEDIFPSPPPPLEEEGAPEASIPPLPPQVSSGYIPPPVATPFVPKPSTKPSPGVTAPLPPWKATPGTQSPPQPQAKPQVQFQVQPPPQTKPQAHPQQPPMPQASLPSTQPPRGPLAPAPAPKFAPVAPKFTPVASKFSPGSPSGPGSQPNQKLGSQEGSVGTGSPQPPSSTYAQQKEKPPVQEKQHPVPPPAQNQNQVRSPGTPGPLTLKEVEELEQLTQQLMQDMEHPQRQTVAVSESCGRCHQPLARAQPAVRALGQLFHIPCFTCHHCEQQLQGQQFYSLEGAPFCEGCYTETLEKCNTCGQPITDRMLRATGKAYHPQCFTCVVCACPLEGTSFIVDQANRPHCVPDYHKQYAPRCSVCAEPIMPEPGRDETVRVVALDKNFHMKCYKCEDCGKPLSIEADDNGCFPLDGHVLCRKCYSARAQT is encoded by the exons ATGGCGGCCCCCCGCCCGCCTCCCGCCATCTCCGTGTCCGTCTCGGCGCCGGCTTTTTACGCCCCGCAGAAGAAGTTTGCCCCGGTGGTGGCCCCCAAACCCAAAGTGAACCCTTTCCGGCCCGGGGACAGCGGCGAGCCTCCTGCGGCGGCTGGGGCCCAGCGCGCACAGATGGGCCGGGTGGGTGAGATCCCCCCGCCGCCTCCCGAAG ACTTCCCCttgcctcctcctccactccctgGGGACGGCGACGACTCGGAGGGTGCCCTGGGAGGTGCCTTCCCACCTCCGCCTCCCCCGATCGAAGAGCCGTTCTTCGATCAGTTTCCCCCTGCGCCCCTGGAAGAGGACAtcttcccctccccaccgcctccgctggaggaggagggggcgCCTGAGGCCTCCATCCCGCCGCTCCCACCACAG GTGTCTTCTGGATACATACCCCCACCAGTTGCCACTCCATTTGTTCCCAAGCCCAGCACAAAGCCTTCGCCTGGGGTTACAGCACCCCTACCTCCTTGGAAGGCTACTCCTGGCACCCAGTCCCCACCTCAGCCCCAGGCCAAGCCTCAGGTTCAGTTTCAAGTCCAGCCTCCACCCCAGACCAAACCCCAGGCCCACCCGCAGCAGCCGCCTATGCCGCAGGCGTCTTTGCCTAGCACACAGCCGCCCCGTGGGCCCCttgctccagccccagcccctaaGTTTGCTCCAGTGGCTCCTAAGTTTACTCCTGTGGCTTCCAAGTTCAGCCCTGGTTCTCCAAGTGGACCCGGGTCACAGCCCAATCAAAAGTTGGGCTCTCAGGAAGGTTCCGTGGGCACAGGCTCCCCTCAGCCCCCCAGCTCCACCTATGCTCAGCAAAAGGAGAAGCCTCCGGTTCAGGAGAAGCAGCACCCAGTGCCTCCTCCAGctcaaaaccaaaaccag GTGCGCTCTCCTGGGACCCCAGGGCCCTTGACCCTGAAGGAAGTGGAGGAGTTGGAGCAACTGACCCAGCAGCTCATGCAGGACATGGAGCACCCTCAAAGGCAGACCGTGGCCGTGAGTG AGTCCTGTGGCCGATGCCATCAGCCTCTGGCCCGGGCACAGCCTGCGGTCCGTGCCCTGGGGCAGCTGTTCCACATCCCCTGCTTCACGTGCCACCACTGTGAGCAGCAGCTCCAGGGGCAGCAGTTCTACAGCCTGGAAGGGGCGCCGTTCTGCGAGGGCTGCTACACG GAGACCCTGGAGAAGTGCAACACCTGCGGGCAGCCCATCACTGACCGCATGCTGAGGGCCACTGGGAAAGCCTACCACCCACAGTGCTTCACCTGCGTGGTCTGCGCCTGCCCCCTGGAGGGCACCTCTTTCATTGTGGACCAGGCCAACCGGCCCCACTGCGTCCCGGACTACCACAA GCAGTACGCCCCGAGGTGCTCCGTGTGCGCCGAGCCAATCATGCCCGAGCCTGGCCGAGATGAGACCGTGCGCGTGGTGGCTCTGGACAAGAACTTCCACATGAAATGTTACAAGTGTGAG GACTGTGGGAAGCCCCTTTCCATCGAGGCAGATGACAACGGCTGCTTCCCTCTGGACGGCCACGTCCTGTGTCGGAAGTGCTACTCTGCCCGAGCCCAGACCTGA
- the Zyx gene encoding zyxin isoform X1 codes for MAAPRPPPAISVSVSAPAFYAPQKKFAPVVAPKPKVNPFRPGDSGEPPAAAGAQRAQMGRVGEIPPPPPEDFPLPPPPLPGDGDDSEGALGGAFPPPPPPIEEPFFDQFPPAPLEEDIFPSPPPPLEEEGAPEASIPPLPPQPRGKVSSIDLEIDSLSSLLDDMTKNDPFKARVSSGYIPPPVATPFVPKPSTKPSPGVTAPLPPWKATPGTQSPPQPQAKPQVQFQVQPPPQTKPQAHPQQPPMPQASLPSTQPPRGPLAPAPAPKFAPVAPKFTPVASKFSPGSPSGPGSQPNQKLGSQEGSVGTGSPQPPSSTYAQQKEKPPVQEKQHPVPPPAQNQNQVRSPGTPGPLTLKEVEELEQLTQQLMQDMEHPQRQTVAVSESCGRCHQPLARAQPAVRALGQLFHIPCFTCHHCEQQLQGQQFYSLEGAPFCEGCYTETLEKCNTCGQPITDRMLRATGKAYHPQCFTCVVCACPLEGTSFIVDQANRPHCVPDYHKQYAPRCSVCAEPIMPEPGRDETVRVVALDKNFHMKCYKCEDCGKPLSIEADDNGCFPLDGHVLCRKCYSARAQT; via the exons ATGGCGGCCCCCCGCCCGCCTCCCGCCATCTCCGTGTCCGTCTCGGCGCCGGCTTTTTACGCCCCGCAGAAGAAGTTTGCCCCGGTGGTGGCCCCCAAACCCAAAGTGAACCCTTTCCGGCCCGGGGACAGCGGCGAGCCTCCTGCGGCGGCTGGGGCCCAGCGCGCACAGATGGGCCGGGTGGGTGAGATCCCCCCGCCGCCTCCCGAAG ACTTCCCCttgcctcctcctccactccctgGGGACGGCGACGACTCGGAGGGTGCCCTGGGAGGTGCCTTCCCACCTCCGCCTCCCCCGATCGAAGAGCCGTTCTTCGATCAGTTTCCCCCTGCGCCCCTGGAAGAGGACAtcttcccctccccaccgcctccgctggaggaggagggggcgCCTGAGGCCTCCATCCCGCCGCTCCCACCACAG CCCAGGGGGAAGGTGAGCAGTATCGACCTGGAGATCGACTCTCTGTCCTCACTGCTGGATGACATGACCAAGAATGATCCCTTCAAAGCCCGG GTGTCTTCTGGATACATACCCCCACCAGTTGCCACTCCATTTGTTCCCAAGCCCAGCACAAAGCCTTCGCCTGGGGTTACAGCACCCCTACCTCCTTGGAAGGCTACTCCTGGCACCCAGTCCCCACCTCAGCCCCAGGCCAAGCCTCAGGTTCAGTTTCAAGTCCAGCCTCCACCCCAGACCAAACCCCAGGCCCACCCGCAGCAGCCGCCTATGCCGCAGGCGTCTTTGCCTAGCACACAGCCGCCCCGTGGGCCCCttgctccagccccagcccctaaGTTTGCTCCAGTGGCTCCTAAGTTTACTCCTGTGGCTTCCAAGTTCAGCCCTGGTTCTCCAAGTGGACCCGGGTCACAGCCCAATCAAAAGTTGGGCTCTCAGGAAGGTTCCGTGGGCACAGGCTCCCCTCAGCCCCCCAGCTCCACCTATGCTCAGCAAAAGGAGAAGCCTCCGGTTCAGGAGAAGCAGCACCCAGTGCCTCCTCCAGctcaaaaccaaaaccag GTGCGCTCTCCTGGGACCCCAGGGCCCTTGACCCTGAAGGAAGTGGAGGAGTTGGAGCAACTGACCCAGCAGCTCATGCAGGACATGGAGCACCCTCAAAGGCAGACCGTGGCCGTGAGTG AGTCCTGTGGCCGATGCCATCAGCCTCTGGCCCGGGCACAGCCTGCGGTCCGTGCCCTGGGGCAGCTGTTCCACATCCCCTGCTTCACGTGCCACCACTGTGAGCAGCAGCTCCAGGGGCAGCAGTTCTACAGCCTGGAAGGGGCGCCGTTCTGCGAGGGCTGCTACACG GAGACCCTGGAGAAGTGCAACACCTGCGGGCAGCCCATCACTGACCGCATGCTGAGGGCCACTGGGAAAGCCTACCACCCACAGTGCTTCACCTGCGTGGTCTGCGCCTGCCCCCTGGAGGGCACCTCTTTCATTGTGGACCAGGCCAACCGGCCCCACTGCGTCCCGGACTACCACAA GCAGTACGCCCCGAGGTGCTCCGTGTGCGCCGAGCCAATCATGCCCGAGCCTGGCCGAGATGAGACCGTGCGCGTGGTGGCTCTGGACAAGAACTTCCACATGAAATGTTACAAGTGTGAG GACTGTGGGAAGCCCCTTTCCATCGAGGCAGATGACAACGGCTGCTTCCCTCTGGACGGCCACGTCCTGTGTCGGAAGTGCTACTCTGCCCGAGCCCAGACCTGA
- the Epha1 gene encoding ephrin type-A receptor 1: protein LPLLPLLLLLLRGPLPPGARAEEVTLVDTSEAQGELGWLLDPPEDGWSEVQQILNGAPLYMYQDCPLQEGGDTDHWLRSNWIYRGEEASRVHVELQFTVRDCKSFPGGAWPLGCKETFNLLYMESDQDVGIQLRRPLFQKVTTVAADQSFTIRDLASGAVKLNVERCSLGHLTRRGLYLAFHNPGACVALVSVRVFYQRCPEAVNGLARFPETLPGPAGLVEVPGTCLPNAQMSPGASGVPRMHCSADGEWLVPVGRCHCQPGYEEGGGDVGCTACPSGTYRTDMDTPHCLKCPQHSTAESEGASICPCESGHYRAPGEGPQAACTRPPSAPRNLSFSASGTQLSLRWEPPSDTGGRHDVRYSVECLQCQGTAQDGGPCQPCGKGVHFSPGARGLTAQTVRVEGLEPYANYTFTVKSQNRVSALDSSGSTSASLRVNMGHAESLSGLSLRLVKKEPRQLELSWAGSRPRIPGGNLSYELQVLNQDEEWHQLVVEPRVLLTKLQPDTTYIVRVRTLTPLGPGPFSPDHEFRTSPPVSRSLTGGEIVAIIFGLLLGIALLLGIHIFRSRRGQRRRQQRQRERVTDVDREDKLWLKPYVDLQAYEDPAQGALDFAQELDPSWLVVDTVIGEGEFGEVYRGTVRLPSQDCKIVAIKTLKDTSPDGQWWNFLREATIMGQFSHPHILHLEGVITKRRPIMIITEFMENGALDAFLKEREDQLGPGQLVAMLQGIASGMNYLSSHNYVHRDLAARNILVNQNLCCKVSDFGLTRLLDDFDGTYETQGGKIPIRWTAPEAIAHRIFTTASDVWSFGIVMWEVLSFGDKPYGEMSNQEVMKSIEDGYRLPPPVDCPAPLYELMKNCWAYDRARRPHFLQLQAHLEQLLTDPHSLRTIANFDPRVTLRLPSLSGSDGIPYRSVSEWLESIRMKRYILHFRSAGLDTMECVLELTAEDLTQMGITLPGHQKRILCSIQGFKD, encoded by the exons ctgccgctgctgccgctgctgctgctgctgctgcgcgGCCCGCTGCCCCCGGGGGCGCGCGCCGAGGAAG TCACTCTGGTGGACACCAGCGAGGCACAAGGAGAGCTGGGCTGGCTGCTCGATCCCCCGGAAGATGGG TGGAGTGAGGTGCAACAGATCCTGAACGGAGCACCCTTGTACATGTACCAGGACTGCCCACTGCAGGAAGGTGGGGACACTGACCACTGGCTTCGCTCCAACTGGATCTACAGAGGGGAGGAAGCTTCGCGGGTCCACGTGGAGCTGCAGTTCACCGTGCGCGACTGCAAGAGTTTCCCAGGAGGAGCCTGGCCTCTGGGCTGCAAGGAGACCTTCAACCTCCTGTACATGGAAAGTGACCAGGATGTGGGCATTCAGCTCCGACGGCCCTTGTTCCAGAAG GTAACCACAGTGGCCGCCGACCAGAGCTTCACCATCAGAGACCTGGCATCCGGCGCCGTGAAGCTGAACGTGGAGCGCTGCTCCTTGGGGCACCTGACCCGTCGGGGCCTCTACCTTGCCTTCCACAACCCGGGAGCCTGTGTGGCCCTGGTGTCCGTGCGAGTGTTCTACCAGCGCTGTCCCGAGGCTGTGAATGGCTTGGCCCGGTTTCCCGAGACTCTTCCTGGGCCTGCCGGGCTGGTGGAAGTGCCTGGGACCTGCCTGCCCAATGCACAGATGAGCCCCGGGGCCTCAGGTGTACCCAGGATGCACTGCAGCGCGGATGGCGAGTGGCTGGTGCCCGTGGGCCGGTGCCACTGCCAGCCTGGCTATGAGGAAGGTGGCGGTGACGTGGGATGCACTG CCTGCCCTAGTGGTACCTACCGGACTGACATGGACACACCCCATTGTCTGAAGTGCCCCCAACACAGCACAGCTGAGTCTGAGGGAGCCAGTATCTGTCCTTGCGAGAGTGGCCACTACCGAGCCCCTGGGGAGGGTCCCCAGGCCGCGTGCACAC GTCCCCCATCTGCGCCCCGAAACCTGAGCTTCTCTGCGTCAGGGACTCAGCTGTCCCTGCGTTGGGAGCCCCCCTCAGATACAGGGGGACGCCACGATGTCAGATACAGCGTGGAATGTTTGCAGTGTCAGGGCACAGCGCAGGATGGGGGCCCCTGCCAGCCCTGTGGGAAGGGTGTCCACTTCTCCCCAGGGGCCAGGGGACTCACCGCCCAGACTGTCCGAGTGGAAGGCCTCGAGCCTTATGCCAACTACACCTTTACCGTCAAATCCCAAAACAGGGTGTCGGCGCTGGACAGCTCCGGCTCCACCAGCGCCTCTCTCCGGGTCAACATGGGGCATGCAG AGTCGCTCTCAGGCCTGTCACTGAGGCTGGTAAAGAAAGAACCGAGGCAGCTGGAGTTGTCCTGGGCAGGGTCCCGGCCCCGCATTCCTGGCGGCAACCTGAGCTACGAGCTGCAGGTGCTGAACCAG GATGAAGAATGGCACCAGCTGGTtgtggaacccagggtcttgctgACCAAACTGCAGCCAGATACCACATACATCGTCAGAGTGCGGACACTGACTCCACTGGGCCCTGGCCCTTTCTCACCTGACCATGAGTTCCGAACGAGCCCACCAG TTTCCAGGAGCCTGACCGGTGGGGAGATCGTGGCCATCATCTTTGGGTTACTGCTTGGTATAGCTCTGCTGCTCGGGATTCACATCTTTCGTTCAAG GAGAGGCCAGCGGCGGAGACAGCAGAGGCAGCGTGAACGTGTCACTGATGTGGATCGAG AGGACAAGCTGTGGCTGAAACCCTACGTGGACCTCCAGGCCTACGAGGACCCTGCGCAGGGAGCCCTGGACTTCGCCCAGGAGCTGGACCCGTCCTGGCTGGTGGTGGATACTGTCATAGGGGAAG GAGAGTTTGGGGAGGTGTATCGGGGAACCGTCAGGCTCCCCAGCCAAGACTGTAAGATTGTGGCCATTAAGACCTTGAAAGACACATCCCCAGATGGCCAGTGGTGGAATTTCCTTCGAGAGGCAACTATCATGGGCCAGTTCAGCCACCCACACATTCTCCATCTGGAAGGCGTCATCACAAAGA GAAGACCCATCATGATCATCACAGAGTTTATGGAGAATGGAGCTCTGGATGCCTTCCTGAAG GAGCGGGAGGACCAGCTGGGCCCTGGACAGCTAGTGGCCATGCTGCAAGGCATAGCATCTGGCATGAACTACCTCAGTAGCCACAATTACGTACATCGGGACCTGGCTGCCAGAAACATCTTGGTGAATCAGAACCTGTGCTGCAAGGTGTCTGACTTCGGCCTAACCCGCCTCCTGGATGACTTTGATGGAACCTACGAAACCCAG GGAGGAAAGATCCCCATCCGTTGGACAGCCCCAGAAGCCATCGCCCATCGGATCTTCACAACAGCCAGTGACGTGTGGAGCTTTGGGATTGTGATGTGGGAGGTGCTGAGCTTTGGGGACAAGCCCTATGGGGAGATGAGCAATCAGGAG GTAATGAAGAGCATTGAGGACGGATATCGGCTGCCCCCTCCTGTGGACTGCCCTGCCCCTCTGTATGAGCTCATGAAGAACTGCTGGGCATACGACCGTGCCCGTCGGCCTCATTTCCTCCAGCTGCAGGCACATCTCGAACAGTTGCTTACAGACCCCCACTCCTTAAGGACCATTGCCAACTTTGACCCCAG GGTGACCCTCCGCCTACCCAGCCTGAGTGGCTCCGACGGGATCCCGTACCGCAGCGTCTCCGAGTGGCTGGAGTCCATCCGCATGAAGCGCTACATCCTGCACTTCCGCTCGGCCGGGCTGGACACCATGGAGTGTGTGCTGGAGCTGACGGCCGA GGACCTGACACAGATGGGAATCACCCTGCCAGGGCATCAGAAGCGCATCCTCTGCAGTATTCAAGGATTTAAGGACTGA